From the genome of Thermogutta terrifontis, one region includes:
- a CDS encoding flagellar FlbD family protein, whose amino-acid sequence MIRLTRLSGEPFILNADLICYVEERPDTYITLTTGERVVVRESMDEVLRRAVAYQQAKYWLPPHRPAHGHSGDTAKEAS is encoded by the coding sequence ATGATTCGTTTAACCCGATTAAGTGGCGAGCCTTTTATTCTCAATGCAGACCTTATCTGCTATGTTGAGGAAAGGCCGGATACATATATCACTTTGACGACGGGCGAACGCGTGGTGGTACGGGAATCGATGGACGAGGTCCTGCGGCGCGCAGTCGCCTATCAGCAGGCCAAATATTGGCTCCCTCCGCACAGGCCCGCGCATGGCCATTCCGGTGACACCGCGAAGGAGGCTTCCTGA
- a CDS encoding motility protein A, with protein sequence MDIASVIGILGGFLLIVVSIAIAPGASAKAFIDYPSIVMVLGGAIAALLTSMPLRDVLKIGGVIKKVFFNKSDDVSALIQQIVSLAETARRDGLLALENRLPEISDPFIVLGVQMAVDGTRPEVMEDILRTEMDAVAARHQTGKLIFDQIGKFSPAFGMIGTLVGLIIMLGNMSDPNAIGPGMAVALLTTLYGAIVANVVALPMAEKLAHLSREEQIRMEIVVRGIMAIQAGENPRVIEQKLRTFVPPKARKQQEQKKAA encoded by the coding sequence ATGGATATTGCGTCCGTCATCGGAATTCTGGGTGGTTTTCTGTTGATTGTGGTGTCGATCGCAATAGCACCCGGCGCCTCGGCCAAGGCGTTTATCGATTATCCTTCCATTGTGATGGTGCTGGGCGGTGCGATCGCAGCCTTACTCACTTCTATGCCGTTGCGGGATGTATTGAAAATCGGGGGAGTTATAAAAAAAGTTTTTTTCAATAAAAGTGATGATGTATCGGCACTCATCCAGCAGATAGTCTCTCTCGCAGAGACAGCGCGCCGCGATGGACTTCTAGCGCTGGAGAACCGTTTGCCGGAGATCTCTGACCCATTTATTGTGCTCGGGGTGCAGATGGCGGTGGATGGGACCAGGCCGGAAGTTATGGAGGATATTCTCCGCACTGAAATGGACGCCGTGGCGGCACGGCACCAGACTGGAAAGCTGATATTCGACCAGATCGGTAAGTTCTCGCCCGCTTTTGGAATGATCGGAACGCTAGTCGGGCTGATCATCATGCTGGGGAACATGAGCGACCCCAACGCGATCGGTCCGGGGATGGCGGTGGCCCTCCTCACAACGCTTTACGGGGCGATTGTGGCCAATGTGGTGGCTCTTCCTATGGCGGAGAAACTTGCACATCTTTCCCGTGAGGAACAAATACGCATGGAAATCGTCGTCCGCGGAATTATGGCGATCCAGGCCGGCGAGAATCCGCGGGTTATCGAGCAGAAGCTCCGGACATTCGTGCCGCCCAAGGCCAGGAAACAGCAGGAACAGAAAAAGGCGGCATGA
- a CDS encoding OmpA/MotB family protein: MGRLKQESSGGGGGAPEWVLTYGDMMSLLLTFFIMLAALSEVKKEDQFEALAEALRRRFGKYVSLDELALYYKPTVATPLKSVSEGREKLAKTLEGASKVKGPRGREAKVRAIRPGDEATTGGVVFFEEGTDQPLPGFDEALKKIAESLAGKPQKIEIRGHTSARPLPPGSPFRTHWDLAYAECLRVMEKLVELGIEPERIRISVAAANEPLYTDPDPEKRKQNARAEIALLNELTTSGSIFPSKGG, translated from the coding sequence ATGGGACGATTGAAGCAGGAGTCCTCAGGTGGAGGCGGTGGGGCACCGGAGTGGGTGCTCACCTACGGTGATATGATGTCGCTCCTGCTGACGTTCTTCATCATGCTGGCGGCCTTGAGCGAGGTAAAAAAAGAGGATCAATTCGAGGCCCTCGCGGAAGCACTTCGGCGACGGTTCGGGAAATATGTGTCTCTCGATGAGCTGGCTCTCTACTACAAGCCGACGGTGGCCACTCCTCTTAAATCGGTGAGTGAAGGCCGGGAAAAGCTGGCCAAGACTTTGGAAGGGGCGAGTAAAGTGAAAGGACCTCGTGGCCGGGAGGCAAAGGTCCGGGCGATTCGGCCGGGGGATGAAGCGACGACGGGTGGGGTCGTGTTCTTTGAGGAAGGCACCGATCAGCCGCTTCCGGGATTCGACGAGGCGCTCAAAAAGATTGCCGAATCCCTGGCGGGAAAACCCCAAAAGATCGAGATACGCGGGCATACCTCGGCCAGGCCGCTGCCCCCGGGATCTCCTTTCCGCACGCATTGGGACCTTGCTTATGCCGAATGTCTTCGCGTGATGGAAAAACTCGTGGAACTGGGGATCGAACCGGAACGGATTCGGATTTCCGTTGCTGCGGCCAACGAACCGCTTTACACGGATCCAGATCCGGAAAAGCGGAAGCAAAATGCCCGGGCAGAAATAGCCCTCCTCAACGAGCTTACCACAAGTGGCAGCATTTTCCCATCGAAAGGGGGGTAG
- a CDS encoding flagellar basal body-associated FliL family protein, which yields MASAAENAGKKEQTDQQTAGHSTHHGAIRLKLAGFIVGLVAVEALAAYFILPGSTNAGPPSQESEKAAASADTPHQTAAPVSVPETQIDPTQGLGTPGSGTEVEVDLGEFSVTSYQPTTQTTLRIDFHLWGTVDQSLEKDFQAAWAKANNRVRDQILVIVRSAELSELTDAGLGLIKRKILEKVNHALGKPYLKSVVFSEFSFLEQ from the coding sequence ATGGCAAGCGCTGCCGAGAATGCTGGAAAGAAAGAGCAAACCGATCAACAAACTGCTGGTCATTCCACGCATCATGGGGCGATTCGGCTCAAATTGGCCGGTTTCATCGTAGGCCTGGTGGCGGTGGAAGCCCTTGCCGCGTACTTCATCCTGCCCGGTTCCACAAACGCGGGGCCCCCATCTCAGGAAAGTGAGAAAGCAGCGGCGAGTGCTGACACCCCGCACCAAACGGCGGCACCGGTTTCTGTGCCGGAAACGCAGATCGATCCGACGCAGGGGTTGGGAACCCCTGGGTCGGGCACGGAAGTTGAAGTGGACCTTGGGGAGTTCAGTGTCACTTCTTACCAACCCACCACACAGACGACGCTGAGAATTGACTTCCACCTGTGGGGGACAGTGGACCAGTCGCTGGAGAAGGATTTTCAAGCGGCATGGGCCAAAGCAAACAATCGGGTGAGGGACCAGATTTTGGTGATTGTCCGCAGCGCCGAACTGTCAGAGTTGACCGACGCCGGATTGGGGTTGATCAAAAGAAAGATTTTAGAGAAAGTTAACCACGCACTGGGCAAGCCCTACCTGAAGAGCGTCGTCTTCAGCGAGTTTTCGTTCCTTGAGCAATAA
- the fliN gene encoding flagellar motor switch protein FliN — MAGDEQLSQEEIEKLLQSAKRQPAGNSSAALDGTAANAADDANRPLSQDEIEKLLQQAGRSPATPPPAAKPAPSASTTSEGAEAQIHPADLDYLFRQAEQALASLESDQAGNLPPGLAPFEFTEFSGAPPSTQAATLDLLKEVELDVQIELGRTRLYLEDVLRLRKGAVVTLDKLAGDPVDIYVNGRLIARGEVLVLNDNFCIRVAELVAGRQPQADAEN, encoded by the coding sequence ATGGCGGGCGACGAACAACTCAGCCAAGAAGAAATCGAAAAGCTGCTACAATCGGCGAAGCGGCAACCAGCAGGCAACTCTTCCGCTGCTTTGGACGGAACGGCCGCGAATGCGGCCGACGATGCCAACCGACCGCTTTCTCAGGATGAGATAGAAAAGCTTCTGCAACAGGCGGGACGATCGCCGGCAACACCACCCCCCGCGGCGAAACCGGCTCCCTCCGCCAGCACAACCTCGGAGGGTGCAGAGGCCCAAATTCATCCGGCCGATCTTGATTATCTATTTCGGCAGGCGGAGCAAGCACTGGCCTCGCTGGAGTCTGACCAAGCGGGAAATCTGCCGCCGGGGTTGGCCCCCTTCGAGTTCACGGAGTTTTCTGGTGCCCCTCCCTCAACCCAGGCGGCAACGCTCGACCTCCTGAAGGAAGTTGAACTGGACGTTCAGATCGAGCTTGGCCGCACGCGGTTGTACCTCGAGGATGTGCTTCGCCTCCGCAAGGGAGCGGTGGTCACCCTCGACAAACTCGCTGGCGATCCCGTCGATATCTATGTGAACGGACGGTTGATCGCGCGGGGAGAAGTGCTCGTTTTGAACGATAACTTTTGCATTCGAGTCGCGGAGCTCGTGGCGGGGCGGCAACCACAGGCGGATGCCGAAAATTAA
- a CDS encoding flagellar biosynthetic protein FliO gives MARRLSNKDGNIRPLVLALYYNAGAVVPSLLFPPAYHLSRHLIPYPCQGVRTGSILVLLLCLCLVLSPRVGQGQASQGFPDQWPTNPGGVSPGFDAPAHSSQFSPNVVEPSRLDNAWAVGPSAAPEVRMKTLNPGESAASGFSAGQGTSVVAGRNSVREAPPGGGEGIRISRRDPERRGPTSTPSPVQRFAPWVTTIGALAVVVGAFFVFVWALRRINPQGHQVLPREVVEVLGHTSLSARQRLCLIRLGRKVILVAMSTEAVEPIAEIDDPVEVDRLVGLCASQRPHSSTQAFRQLFNNYVNGHEIVER, from the coding sequence GTGGCGCGAAGACTGTCTAATAAAGATGGCAATATTCGTCCTTTAGTCCTCGCGCTGTATTATAACGCGGGGGCGGTTGTGCCTTCACTTCTTTTTCCACCGGCGTACCATCTCAGCAGGCACCTTATTCCCTATCCATGCCAGGGGGTGCGAACCGGTTCGATTCTCGTTCTCTTACTCTGTCTTTGTCTGGTGCTTTCTCCACGGGTAGGACAGGGGCAGGCGAGTCAGGGTTTTCCGGATCAATGGCCGACCAATCCGGGCGGCGTTTCCCCCGGATTTGACGCCCCAGCGCATAGCAGTCAATTCTCGCCTAATGTGGTGGAACCTTCTCGCTTGGACAATGCCTGGGCTGTCGGTCCAAGTGCCGCTCCGGAAGTGCGGATGAAAACGCTAAACCCAGGTGAAAGCGCTGCGTCAGGCTTTTCTGCGGGACAGGGGACCTCCGTGGTCGCAGGACGCAACAGCGTGAGGGAAGCACCGCCGGGTGGCGGGGAAGGAATCCGCATTTCCCGGCGTGATCCCGAAAGGCGGGGGCCGACCTCGACACCGAGCCCTGTCCAGCGTTTCGCGCCGTGGGTTACCACGATCGGCGCGCTGGCGGTGGTCGTGGGTGCTTTCTTCGTATTCGTCTGGGCGCTCCGTCGCATCAACCCGCAGGGCCACCAGGTCCTACCTCGTGAGGTGGTCGAAGTGCTGGGCCACACGTCGCTTTCCGCGCGGCAGCGCCTCTGCCTGATTCGCCTGGGACGGAAGGTCATCCTTGTGGCGATGAGTACCGAAGCTGTCGAGCCGATTGCCGAGATCGATGATCCAGTTGAGGTGGACCGGCTTGTGGGTTTGTGCGCGTCACAACGGCCGCACAGCTCCACCCAGGCCTTTCGTCAGCTTTTCAACAACTATGTCAACGGACACGAAATTGTAGAAAGATAG